A stretch of the Rhizobium sullae genome encodes the following:
- a CDS encoding ABC transporter substrate-binding protein, with product MTRISLGGAVLRGTVSTALTVSLMSASALGAPVDLSKWSPQYVRSIAGTQEFDTAADCGKVTPLDYKGRLTFWYQGVFEGDPDLLRQYYKDFFATFRKTYPNIQLEEQALTYNDLLDKFRTALLGNAAPMAVRLQILGGTEFASKGYLQPLKPEDVGYSTEDFWPGAMKAVTWDDVTYGIPTNNETMAFIWNADIFKRAGLDPDKAPATWDDVVKYSKQIHDKLGIAGYGLVARKNAGNTPYRFMPQLWAYGGGVFDEATAEPTYKTVELDSPQSKAALQASYDMYVRDKSVPVSALTNQQADNQPLFLAGQLGMMISHPSDYDVMLDLQKKATDTDKQKAQTVIDNMRYGLIPTGPNGKRAVVFGGSNIHILKPEYVEGGKVDEPAAKAIICMWTSPEWSLKMAYAGSNPGNLNGFKTKWMKERLDSIKFLDVTTSMLPYGIPFPALPQSPEIMNIIVPDMLQNALTGAMTVDQAADDAAKKVKELMDGGL from the coding sequence ATGACGAGGATTTCACTCGGAGGTGCCGTCCTGCGCGGCACTGTCTCCACTGCTTTGACGGTATCATTGATGTCTGCGTCTGCGCTGGGGGCGCCGGTCGACCTGAGCAAGTGGTCGCCGCAATATGTCCGCTCCATTGCCGGTACACAGGAATTTGACACGGCGGCTGATTGCGGCAAGGTCACCCCGCTTGACTACAAGGGCCGACTGACCTTCTGGTATCAGGGTGTGTTCGAGGGCGACCCCGACCTACTGCGCCAGTATTACAAGGATTTCTTCGCGACGTTCCGCAAGACCTACCCAAACATCCAGCTTGAGGAACAAGCCCTCACCTACAACGACCTCTTGGACAAGTTCCGGACCGCGCTCCTTGGCAATGCGGCTCCGATGGCGGTCCGCCTTCAAATCCTGGGTGGCACCGAGTTTGCTTCAAAGGGCTATCTGCAGCCTCTGAAACCGGAGGATGTAGGGTATTCGACCGAGGACTTCTGGCCAGGAGCGATGAAAGCTGTAACCTGGGACGATGTGACCTACGGCATTCCAACCAACAACGAGACGATGGCGTTCATCTGGAACGCCGATATCTTCAAGCGTGCCGGCCTTGATCCCGACAAGGCCCCAGCAACCTGGGATGATGTCGTCAAGTATTCCAAGCAGATCCACGACAAGCTCGGCATTGCCGGTTATGGTCTCGTGGCTCGCAAGAATGCAGGTAACACGCCCTACCGCTTCATGCCGCAGCTTTGGGCCTATGGCGGCGGTGTCTTCGACGAGGCTACCGCCGAGCCGACCTATAAGACGGTCGAGCTCGATAGCCCGCAAAGCAAGGCCGCATTGCAGGCCTCCTACGACATGTATGTACGCGACAAGTCGGTTCCGGTTTCGGCGCTTACCAATCAGCAGGCCGACAACCAGCCCCTCTTCCTGGCTGGCCAGCTCGGCATGATGATCTCCCATCCTTCGGATTACGACGTCATGCTCGACCTGCAGAAGAAGGCAACCGACACCGACAAGCAGAAGGCGCAGACCGTAATCGACAATATGCGCTACGGACTGATCCCGACTGGCCCCAACGGCAAACGTGCCGTGGTGTTTGGCGGCTCGAACATTCATATCCTGAAGCCGGAATATGTGGAGGGCGGCAAGGTAGACGAGCCGGCAGCGAAGGCCATCATCTGCATGTGGACGAGCCCCGAATGGTCATTGAAGATGGCCTATGCAGGCTCAAACCCGGGAAACCTCAACGGCTTCAAGACCAAATGGATGAAGGAACGTCTGGACAGCATCAAGTTCCTTGATGTCACGACCTCGATGCTGCCATACGGCATCCCGTTCCCGGCATTGCCACAGTCCCCGGAGATCATGAACATCATAGTCCCGGACATGCTGCAGAATGCTCTGACTGGGGCCATGACGGTCGACCAGGCAGCCGACGACGCGGCCAAGAAGGTCAAAGAACTGATGGACGGTGGGCTCTAG
- a CDS encoding carbohydrate ABC transporter permease has translation MTILTGKAEAPRRLLVRSGVLRKTWDHRADYAYVLPAIAVMLIVIAYPIYYTIELSFFNTPPGLQLRDKIFVGLDNYTAILKSPVFWTVTSNTLIWTIGSTFVSFVLGFASALALHRDFAGRAILRAVLIIPWVISAVAASYIWKWIYHSDVGIIGAVLVSLGLTDRPPNFIDSVSTVLPSLIVVNIWREFPFAMIMMMAGLQTVPDQLLRAAKVDGANAWQRFWHVTFPHVRNVSTVTILLLAVANFNSFIIPWIMTGGGPSNASHIWITHIYELAFGRQRWGVASAYSVLLFLILMSFGYFYVRALSGNERKDGSE, from the coding sequence GTGACGATCTTGACTGGAAAGGCCGAGGCTCCCCGAAGACTGCTTGTCAGATCCGGTGTGCTGCGAAAGACCTGGGATCATCGCGCCGACTACGCGTATGTGCTCCCTGCGATCGCAGTGATGCTGATCGTGATAGCCTACCCTATCTACTACACGATTGAGCTGTCGTTCTTTAATACACCGCCTGGCCTGCAGCTTCGGGACAAGATTTTCGTCGGGCTCGACAACTACACCGCCATCCTCAAAAGTCCGGTGTTCTGGACCGTCACCTCGAACACTCTTATCTGGACGATTGGATCGACGTTCGTCTCGTTTGTCCTGGGATTCGCCAGCGCTCTGGCGCTCCATCGTGACTTTGCCGGCCGCGCCATCCTGCGCGCCGTCCTGATCATTCCATGGGTCATCAGCGCGGTTGCCGCATCCTATATCTGGAAATGGATCTACCATTCGGACGTTGGGATCATTGGCGCGGTGCTGGTCAGCCTGGGATTGACCGACCGGCCGCCGAATTTCATCGACAGCGTGAGCACGGTGCTTCCCTCGCTGATCGTCGTCAATATCTGGCGAGAATTCCCGTTTGCCATGATCATGATGATGGCTGGGCTGCAGACGGTCCCCGACCAGTTGCTGCGCGCCGCAAAGGTCGACGGAGCGAATGCATGGCAGCGGTTCTGGCACGTCACCTTTCCACATGTAAGGAATGTCTCGACGGTGACGATCCTTTTGCTGGCAGTTGCCAACTTCAATTCGTTCATCATCCCCTGGATCATGACCGGCGGCGGGCCGTCGAACGCTTCTCATATCTGGATCACCCACATTTATGAACTCGCCTTTGGTCGCCAACGCTGGGGAGTGGCATCGGCCTACTCGGTGCTGCTGTTCTTAATCCTGATGTCGTTTGGCTACTTCTACGTCCGGGCGCTGAGCGGTAACGAGCGGAAGGACGGAAGCGAATGA
- a CDS encoding carbohydrate ABC transporter permease, with amino-acid sequence MSTIAETAHRGQARRRVRIDGWRWGGRIFLLFMLLYTTLPMIWMLITSIKSGFAALQFPPQWWPDQPTLASYQKLLDPQNSVGQDFLRFFWNSLFVSTATTVLSVIVAVPAAYAFSRFTFPGRNFLFFAVLLRNMFPAVIFLVPLFILMRAIGLVNTHGSLILTYLTFGLPLAIWLLKGFYDNIPVQLEQAARIDGATRFQAFVLIVMPLSAPGIIATAIYSFIGAWNEYIYAYTFLSKNDQLTLPVGIQRFFSENTTDFPGLMAASFMMSVPVVVLFLVLQRYFVRALTEGAVKH; translated from the coding sequence ATGAGCACGATTGCCGAGACTGCTCATCGAGGTCAGGCGCGTCGCCGTGTGCGCATCGATGGATGGCGGTGGGGTGGACGCATCTTCCTGCTCTTCATGCTGCTTTACACCACATTACCGATGATCTGGATGCTGATCACATCGATCAAGTCAGGCTTCGCTGCGTTGCAGTTCCCGCCGCAATGGTGGCCGGACCAACCCACCCTCGCGAGCTACCAAAAGCTGCTCGATCCGCAAAACAGCGTCGGCCAGGACTTCCTGCGCTTCTTCTGGAACAGCCTTTTTGTCTCCACCGCCACGACCGTCCTTTCGGTGATCGTGGCAGTTCCCGCGGCTTATGCGTTTTCACGCTTCACCTTTCCTGGCCGGAACTTTCTGTTCTTCGCCGTCTTGCTTCGGAACATGTTCCCGGCGGTGATCTTTCTCGTGCCGCTCTTCATCCTGATGCGCGCGATCGGGCTGGTGAACACGCATGGGTCGCTCATTCTCACCTACCTCACATTCGGACTGCCGCTGGCAATCTGGCTCCTCAAGGGCTTCTACGACAACATCCCGGTGCAACTCGAGCAGGCGGCGCGCATCGACGGAGCGACACGGTTCCAGGCCTTTGTCCTAATCGTGATGCCGCTCTCGGCGCCAGGAATCATCGCCACGGCGATCTATTCCTTCATCGGCGCGTGGAACGAGTACATCTACGCCTACACCTTCCTCTCCAAGAACGACCAGTTGACGCTGCCGGTCGGCATCCAGCGCTTCTTCTCGGAAAATACGACGGACTTTCCGGGCTTGATGGCGGCCAGCTTTATGATGAGCGTGCCTGTCGTGGTCCTGTTCCTCGTCCTGCAACGATACTTCGTACGCGCCCTTACAGAAGGCGCAGTCAAACACTAG